In Lolium rigidum isolate FL_2022 chromosome 7, APGP_CSIRO_Lrig_0.1, whole genome shotgun sequence, the DNA window ctcgctgctccaaaaatgtcgagctcgttctcccgcaagatcgccgcggcgaacggcttcggccgcgacagCCTAACCGTGGCGGAGGCATGAGCGTTGTACCACGCCcgatatccagtcccgccggacatgcggctgccaagcagcggcggttggaagatggccatgaacggcattggcgtcccgccgccgccgaagccgggcacggaccaatggagggacggcatcaaggcctggcgggctcaactcaccgtcgaggagcggttggatccgacgtgggcggccaacaacaatgacgactggtggaagacgtacttcaaggcgaagtacgacgtcgagatgtacagcacccacgggctcgtcggcgggccaaacagctggaacaaggacggccgcgtcctgttctggggcgttccgggcgcaccctcgagaacgtcatctgcAGCACCcgtaacggcgctccaaggttggagacgccgtcgtcaccgccaccgtctcctcgaggaggaccaccgcaatggcagccgaggaggacgacgtactcgtcctcctcgaactcttcttcctcaggaccggcccgatcgacgccgtcctcgtcgtaccgctcggcgccctacaacgtccccaaacgcgaggtgaaggaggagccggcgacgcccgtcaacacgaggcgtggcggcagcggcagccggcggcagcaagagaggcgcaacggcgccctcctcatcccgaagccggaggtgaaggaggagccggaggaagcggcgcaggcggcgctgctggcggagtacgagcggcagcagcggctcatcgccagcagcgacgaccccgagggctgcccagggctgcggttggcgtgcttggcgtccatgaccgacaaggacgcctggaggggcgacctcgacatggcgatcgccatgtccatccgcgacttcggcaagccgctcgtggacctcaccgacgacggcgaggaaggaccaagcggcttggtgaaggacgagcccgtcgacgagcgcgtcaagcaggaggtcgtcaccgacgacatgtacaacttccagcagtactacgacgccttcggccgccgcaagtacttctagattaggtttagtttaaatttagtcaaatttcattcgaatctatgtaagtttggacgaatctaatcaaatctcgcttaagtttaaaatttccaaaatcatatttgggggacgcgactggggagcgacttcTCCCAAACACGGCATGAACGaaacacatcccccaaacgctcaatccggcatgttttggacggtttggggacgctctaaggctggtgccaatgcatagcctcactctcacccgccacgtcagcttttttcctcactctcaccccactctcaccccactctcaccccacggtgccaatgcacgggctatagtgccagctttacttctctttcctccacgtcagcttttctctctcctcgacatcagcatTTCATTTTCAGATTACAATGAtataaataatgcaaggaaattattttattgaactaaaattgttaccgattacatcataaaaaaattacataaaaatttgaaaagattacataaaaatttgaaaaaattacataatctaggaattagcccacacatgctccatcaaatcgtgctggagctgtgtatacatcggtgactccctcatttcggtgtccatctgaatcctggctgctaggcttggtggtgcatggtggtgtattgCAGGGCCGGCATTTGAAGCAACTGTCTCATAGATGTTGtccaaatttgtaccacgctcatcgtcgatgatcatgttgtgcagaatgacacatgcacgcatgatcaatccaagagtacgcctcgagtaggagcgtcccggaactgctagaatgttgaacctagccttcaacactccaaaggcacactcaaCATCTTTGCGATGCGCTGATTGAGCGCAGCAGTGAACACTCGCTGCTTTTCACTTTGtgaaagagtaacacctttcatgaacaccggccaggaggggtagatgccgcctggaatgcagcgatcatatcaccctccattccgtcgctcgaactgctgctGGACGAAGACATGGCATTGagtggagtggaaatggagagtggaggagatgaagtgaggTGTGGAATGACTGAAACTATGTgagggtatttatagggggtggggatgaatttttggggtttttttcggattttttgaaccagcaacggctaccccaacggctaccccaacgacCAATCACAACGCGCCACCTCAGCCCTTCCCTCTCGCCCCCCTCTGCcagcgcgccgccccgcctctcgccccgctctcgccccccctatcgcccccagcgcgggcggtagcgggcgataCAGCCCGCCGCCAGCGCCAGCGCCCCGCCGTGCCgtcccgcccctctcccgcccgcctcccgccccaggCCGGGCGATACCGCCCCCTCTCCCGTCCCCATTAGCACCAGCCTAATGGTTCTTTACCCGCTTACCGCGGGGACAGCGGAGTAAATTGTGTCAATGAGACTGACTAGTAGTACGAGCAAAGCGACATGTGGAGACGTGGAGTGAAGACAAGGCTAGCCACACACGGCGTTTCCTGTGTAATCCTGTCTCTTTGACCTCTAGCTGCAACCGCGGCTGCTTCCTGGACTCTTTGTTGCCTCGAGACGAAGAAAGGTAGCTAGCTGCCTCCTCTGGTTTCGCTACTCTTCGTCTGCGCCCCAGACCGAGTGGGCGCTACCTACTCGTCTCCGATGCCTCTCTCCAGCCTGCTTCAAGGTACTAACATATACAGCTTGTCTTCAGATTGCCTTCTCTCTCAGTATCGTACCTGATTGCCTTCCCTTCCCCTCGGGTTGGTTGGTGTCGGAAGGTTTCCGTTGCTTGGCTTGCTTCGTGTTCCAACCGCCGCAAGTCCTACAAGAGAAGATTTGTTTCGGTAATTTCCATCTTGCTAGAAGAATTGCAACGGGAATGAATACTGCTATTTGATGGATAGAGGTTCTTGTTCCTTGATCCTGCCTGGCCCGCCACTCTGCCCCCCTTTTGAGCAATTAGTTGTCTCAGCTGAGCAAATCCCTAATTTGATCCATGAATCTCCCAGCTGGAACTTGATTTCCGCCCCTCGCCTGATTTCGTGCAATTTCCCATTGCCCATAGCGTTGACCATTCCCGTTCTCTGTATCCCAAATTTATCCGCAGTTTAGCATTTCGTCAGTTAGTTACAAAACCCACCCATAACCTTGCCACAGTACCAACAGAACAGAGGCTAGGTAAATGTCTCTTGAATAACCCAACCTTTTTATTGCAGCCCTTTCATTTGTCGGCGTATAACACTGACTTCTGAAGTTCCACCGATGTGATGTCCATCGCGTGCTGTTTGCCAGTCATCGAGTGGGTGTACTGCTTGTCAAGATTCCATGGGCAACCAAAATTTTGGCAACCAACCAAACAGAGACCAAAATATCATGGGCTACCAAAAAAACTGTTACCTAGATAATTGTCTCTTGAATAATCCAACTTTTTTTTGCAGCCCTTTCATTTCTCGGTGTGGTCATAACACTGAGTTCTGAAGTTCGACCGATGTGATGTCCATCGCGTGCTGCTTGCCGGTCGTCGAGTGCGTGTACTGCCTGGCATGTACACGGTGGGTGTGGCAGCGCTGCCTCCACACCACTGGCTACGACAGCGAGACCTGGGGCCTCGCGTCGTCGGGGGAGTTCGAGCCTGTGCCCCGGCTATGCCGATTCATACTCGCAGTCTACGAGGATGACCTTGAAGATCCGCAATGGGCGCCTCCGGGGGGCTATGGCATCGAGCCCCGGTGGGTGGTGCGTCGGAGGACATACGAGCACACGCGGGGTCATGCTCCGACATACCTGTTGTACGTCGACCACAGGCATTCCGACGTTGTGCTCGCCGTTCGGGGGATGGACATGGCGAAAGAGAGCGACTACGGTGTGTTGCTGGACAACAGGATCGGGCAGAGGAGGTTCGACGGCGGCTACGTGCACAATGGGCTGCTCAATGCTGCCGAGTGGGTGTTTGATGCCGAGTGTGATGTGCTGAGGGACCTGCTGCACAGGAATCCTGGCTACACGCTCACCTTCGCAGGGCATTCTCTTGGTTCCGGTGTCGTGGCCATGCTGGCACTGGTGGCAGTGCAAAATAGGGAGCGGCTGGGTGGCGTGGAGAGGAACAGGATACGGTGCTTCGCGATGGCGCCTCCCAGGTGTATGTCGCTCAATTTGGCGGTCCGTTATGCGGATGTCATTAACGCAGTTATTCTTCAGGTGAGACTCCAGTACCAGTTAGTACCACACCAATGTAGTAATTTGTTATACCTTCATTATAAGTGTTTAGGCAATACACTATTACATATTTGCTTGGTGTTCAGGTATATCCCTGACACTTCAAAGTTAAAAGTTATGTTTCGCTCTCATTATACCCATTCTTCTTTTTGTAGCCAGACAATATGCTCTGCTATTGAAAGCATGTGCTGAGTTTTACTTTGCCCGTTAGCGATACAATAATTAATTCCGTTATTGCCATTTTCTGCTGTCAACAATCCAACTGAATATGCTCTttgatatttgtatttgatccacAGGATGATTTTCTGCCCCGCACAGACATTCCTTTGGAAGATATCATCAAGTCACTCTTCTGGTAGTGAAACTTTCTTCTTTTGTAATATGTCAACATGTAATACATGCCTGCAGAGGTTTATTGTCCTCTAGTCTACATCTTTTCAGGGTGCCTGATGCAGTCCTCTTTGTACAGCTTGCCATGCCTGCTATGCGGTAATTGCCTCATAGACACATGTATACCTGAAAGTGTCATGTTGAGAGATCCAAGGCGTCTGTATGCACCGGGCCGGCTTTACCACATCGTTGAAAGGAAACCTTTCAGGTATATGATTTTCCTGCCCTTTCGAAACCTTCTGCCCATCCAGTCATCCTAATGCTACTCATGAAAACAAGAATAACCATGTGAAGTTCCCTTCCAGAAACATGAAGGATAACCAGTGAACAGGTCTAAGCACTATATGCATTTATTTTGTCTTCAGAAAATATGACACAAAAACTGCCATTTTATCTTTTAGCTTTATAACGGAATGTTGCGATTAGGAGATATTGTCCTTCATTTTTAAACAATTTTGTTTTTATTAGTACGACCAACTGATTAGCTCGTGCAACTATGAAATATTTTGATTGATATTTTTAGTATCTTGAAACAATTGCTGCAGGTGTGGAAGATATCCGCCTGCCGTAAGAACAGCGGTTCCAGTTGATGGTAGATTTGAGCACATTGTTCTTTCTTGCAATGCAATTTCTGACCATGCTATTATCTGGATAGAAAGGGAAGCCCAAAGAGCTATAGATGTAAGCTTGAGCCTATCCTCCTCTTACTGAGCAACCCACCATGAAAATATCATTCATATATTTTACTTTCCAAACATGATAGTAATTAACGGCAAGTCCTCATTGCCACCTAGCACTATTGCACAATTAATCAAGCGTAAAATTTTGAAACAGAATGTTGCACTAATTTtccatggtaccttctttcagCATCAGACCTTTTTTACCACAAACCAAATATTCTTTTTTATAAACACCACCTTTGCATATAGAGTTATTGTGATGTGCCATTTTGGTGCTCACAAATTTCAACAAAATAACAGCTTCCGCATTTCAGTTGATGTTGGAGAGCGAGAGAACCATGATAGCGCCTGAGAATCAAAGGATGGATGCTCAAACCACCTTAACAAGGGATCACGGTGAGGAGCACCAGGCGGCCTTGAGGCGCGCTGCTACGCTAGGAATCGCGGATGTTAATCTGCCATCACCATACGGTACGTTTAATGAAAACATGACCATTGAGCCGGATGAGGGGTCTCCAGTCCTGTCTGAGAGCGGCAGACGCAGAACGGTCTGGAATGAGTGGATCGCGAGGATATTTGAGAAGGATGAATCCGGGCAAATGGTTCCACGAAGATGATCTAGTCTTGTGTCGAAATTAGAAATCTGTACAGCTGATTCTTGGTACGTAGTTGATCCTTTCACGGGTTCAAGCCTGTTTTGGAAACATGTCACCTGTCACAAGCATGTTCATCCGGGCAAACAGTGTTGAAGGAAGTAGGGATCGTTGTTGTAGGTGAGTAGGTCAAGGTATATTTATAGGTGAAGAGTATATGTTGATCAATTTATTTTGCCTTCTAGCTCAAATTTTGTCATTTTAAGCatcatatattttttattttgcgACAATTTTGTGGATGGACTTTTtgagggattttttttttttggatggttGGTCCTTGCTCCCCAGGACCTCCACGCTCTCATATATATAGCCCAGGTTGGGCTTATAAATGACTCACACATGGGCCTCCAAGGGACTACTATAGACTTTACTAGCACCCATGTTTGCTCTGTGGATGATGAGGTTGTTGAGTCCCGTGCGTTGGGCGCCTGAGGCTTTGTTtgacaacaaaaagaaaaaaagatcgCAACTTTCTCACCAGCTTGGGGGCTGATGATCCTGAATCGGGCAAGACGATTTGTTGCCTTGTGAAGGAGCGGACAATCACGAAGCAGAGGCCACCCAAGAAGGTGGATCTAGTATCTTCAAGAGCAAAAGCAATAAGAGTGGTTCTATAAGAAAAGCCTTTGTGGCTGTTTTATTGAAATATGCCTCTATGGCTCTATCTTGTCATTTTCATCTATATAGAACTATTTTTTGCACGGGCAATGTTCCCGGGGGGCCGAGAAGATGCTGCACAATTCTAGGAGGTGGTACAAATTGCAATAAGTACCTCAAGAAACATGAAAATTGCAATCTGGTCCTCGAAATACACACAGTCAGTTGTTATATTTGGAAACATGACCAAATCCAtccagggtttttttttttggaaacacgATCAAGTCCATCCGCCTCACCGCCAAAGTCCATAGATGGATTCCATCGCTGGTCATTGCTAGGGACAAAACCACTTAGGATGAAAAAGATGAAAAACGCCGTCGCTCCACCGTCAAAGATGGGCTTACACTGTTGGAAGTTGAACATAGGCCTCCATAGTGTTGCAAGATGCCTCCATTTGGCACCAAAGATCGGTGGTCCACAAAGGACCACCGTAGTGCATCTCTCGTTGTCACGAAAAATAGTCCCCGCCTCAGCTAAGCTTGAACTCCTAGAACACCGacactacttcttctccccccgcCTCCATGGCCGTCCAGAGAAGAAAGCAAAGGCAGCTTCAAAAATCAAAGGAGTAGAAGATGGAAGTACTCGTCGCCGCATCTAGCTCCGCCCATAGGAGCACCAAGACCAGAAGCGTCTCCACCAGTATGCAccgaatctagcctaagagatccGGCGCGTAACTCCCAGCATACCAACGACAACTACGGACACATGGCTAAAACATAGAAACTATGCTACTACTATATGTACTATGGATCCTATCTACTCCGGCGCCCAAGCGCAAAATTCAACGAAAAAATCAACTATGTATTGACTTTCacccaaaaaaattgaaacaaaattttgaaacatttttgtaCATCAGAAATCCGTGTTCTATTAGGAAAACAAGCTAAAATAGGTTAATATGGCTTGAATCGATGACAAAGCAAAGGTGTGTAGGTACCACGCATAGCAAATCCACTCGATAATAAGGAAAGCTAAGAACATGAATAATTAAGGGACTATCTATTTGACAACCGAGTGTTTTCCTTTTGGCCATCACTCGAAAATTTAAACCAATCAGAGCATGACAGCTGTCAAACAGGTGACAGCTGTTTGTCTGCAGTCAAAAAAGACCGAAAAAGTTCTTTTTCTGGTTCTTTTTCCTTGCCTGTCCGGCCCTTTGTCTGACAAAACTGAAAAGCTAACAAAACTTTGGCCTGCTTCTCTTCTTGCAACACAAGAAAACAACACAAATCTTCTAGAAACTACTACATCAGATCTGGACGAAAAAAAACAGAACAAACAACTGGAGATCTGGACGAGGGGAAATCACTTTACCCCAAGATCTGGACGAGGAAGCACAAGTGTCAACAGAGGAAGGAGGAGGGCAGGGTACTTACCAGATCTCTTGTAGCAGAGGAGGACAAGAGCATAGGATAGAAGAAGATGCAGATCCTGGAGGAAAAACTCAAGAAGATGCAGATCCTGGTTTGGAGAACCAGCAAGCTAGCCAGGTTTGTCTGTTCTTCTCTGATCCTTGCATGTTCTTCAACCTTTC includes these proteins:
- the LOC124675443 gene encoding uncharacterized protein LOC124675443, translated to MSIACCLPVVECVYCLACTRWVWQRCLHTTGYDSETWGLASSGEFEPVPRLCRFILAVYEDDLEDPQWAPPGGYGIEPRWVVRRRTYEHTRGHAPTYLLYVDHRHSDVVLAVRGMDMAKESDYGVLLDNRIGQRRFDGGYVHNGLLNAAEWVFDAECDVLRDLLHRNPGYTLTFAGHSLGSGVVAMLALVAVQNRERLGGVERNRIRCFAMAPPRCMSLNLAVRYADVINAVILQDDFLPRTDIPLEDIIKSLFCLPCLLCGNCLIDTCIPESVMLRDPRRLYAPGRLYHIVERKPFRCGRYPPAVRTAVPVDGRFEHIVLSCNAISDHAIIWIEREAQRAIDLMLESERTMIAPENQRMDAQTTLTRDHGEEHQAALRRAATLGIADVNLPSPYGTFNENMTIEPDEGSPVLSESGRRRTVWNEWIARIFEKDESGQMVPRR